One Ostrea edulis chromosome 6, xbOstEdul1.1, whole genome shotgun sequence genomic window, AATGGTGGCAGCACCATTCCTCGGATGGAACTGTGTGCTGCAGTTCTTGGAGTCGAAGTTGCAGCCATAATAAAGGAACAACTAGGTATTCCATCAGAATGTTTTCGATTCTACACAGACAGCCAGATTGTCTTGGGTTATCTGACAAACACTACACGCAGATTTTATGTTTATGTGTCAAACAGAGTGAAACGCATTCATTCAGCTTCATCCCCAAGACAATGGATACATGTTGCCACAGAGCAGAATCCAGCTGATCTAGCAACAAGATCAGTAAGTGCTACTCAACTTTCAAACAGTATATGGTTGACTGGACCTCCATGTGAGATATTGACTAAAACATTGCCAGAACCACTCTCATGTTTTCCGTTAGTTGAACCACAAAATGATTGTAAGATTAGACCTGAAGTTACATGCATCAAAGTTCAGATGGATGACGTGAAACCTGTTAATCACAAGATCGGGTAAGAGAGATTCTTAAGGTTCTCAACATGGGAATCTCTTGTTCGAGGAATCAAGATCCTGAAGCAGTTCAtatataaatctttgaaacaaagtgaccttgactcTAGTGAAGCATATCAACAAGCAGAACTTTTTGTGATACAGACATGCCAAGGAGAAACATATGGTGACACCATAAGATGCATAAAAAATGGACGTCCCCTGCCAAATGGACATTCACTAATTGCCTTATCACCATTCATCGACCAACATGGTGTGCTCCGTGTGGGAGGTAGACTTAACAAAGGGCAGAAGTTCAGGCAAGGAGACGGCGATCATCACCCTGTGATTATGCCCAAGAACCATTATGTCACCAGGCTACTTGTGCGCAAATTCCATCACCAAGTGTTACATCAGAGACGACTGCTGACAGAAGGTGCACTGCGTTCCGGTGGATTCTGGGTAGTTGGTGCCAAAAATCTCATAAGATCTGAGATCAAGTCCTGTGTCACATGTCGCAAGTTAAGAGGAAGTTTTGGATGGCAGAAAATGGCTGATCTACCTGAGGATAGAATGCAGCCAGCTCCACCTTTCTCTTATGTAGGTGTGGACACCTTCGGACCTTGGCTTACCACGCAACGACGGACCAGAGGGGGAACCGTGAATCAGAAGAGATGGGCTTTGATGTTTACATGTCTTGTATCACGAGCAGTTCATTTGGAAGCAATTGAAGAGTTGTCCACCGCTTCATTTATCAATGAGTTACGCAGGTTTATTGCGTTGAGAGGTCCTGTTATACAGTTTAGGTCAGATCGCGGTACAAATTTCACTGGAGCCGTGCATGAACTGAACATTCCTTATGATCTGGTGGAAGACCCGATATCTAAAAGGTATCTTGAAGAAAACAAGGTTACATGGGTATTCAATCCTCCCCATGCCTCTCACTTTGGTGGGGCATGGGAACGGATGATAGGTGCTTCAAGGAAGATCTTGGACAGCTTACTGTTGAATCATAAGGGACCTTTAACACATGAAGTTTTGACTACCTTTTTGATGGAAGTTAGTGCTATCCTGAATGCTAGACCACTTGTCGCAGTATCAGCTGACCCAGATGCACCACAGGTACTTTCACCTGATATGTTAATTCATCAAAAAACCGTACATACGTCACAGTTAG contains:
- the LOC125676379 gene encoding uncharacterized protein LOC125676379, which encodes MPKNHYVTRLLVRKFHHQVLHQRRLLTEGALRSGGFWVVGAKNLIRSEIKSCVTCRKLRGSFGWQKMADLPEDRMQPAPPFSYVGVDTFGPWLTTQRRTRGGTVNQKRWALMFTCLVSRAVHLEAIEELSTASFINELRRFIALRGPVIQFRSDRGTNFTGAVHELNIPYDLVEDPISKRYLEENKVTWVFNPPHASHFGGAWERMIGASRKILDSLLLNHKGPLTHEVLTTFLMEVSAILNARPLVAVSADPDAPQVLSPDMLIHQKTVHTSQLDIPVFGTKDALSSWKQVQYLADQFWQIWRIQYMQSLQIRQKWLSEGRQFQKGDVVLMRDDSLPRNQWSLAIVIETFESSDGRIRKVKIFCGRNRSSYVRPISQLCCLSEVG